The genomic DNA GGTTGAACGCGCGGGGCTCGCAACGCTCACAGTGATCCTTTCAGGCGCGTGTTCTTCGCCTCGACAGCCGCTTCGAGCTCGCGCGCGTACGCTTCGATTCGGTCGCCGAGCTCGTCGTCGCTCACGCCAAGAATGCGAGCCGCGAGAAGCCCTGCGTTTTTCGCGCCGCCGATCGATACCGTTGCCACGGGAATGCCTGCAGGCATCTGCACGATACTCAAAAGCGAATCCATGCCGTCGAGATACGCCAGCGGGACGGGAACTCCGATAACCGGAAGCGAGGTTACCGAC from Microbacterium endophyticum includes the following:
- the purE gene encoding 5-(carboxyamino)imidazole ribonucleotide mutase, translating into MGSDSDWRVMKAASEALTELAIAHEVEVVSAHRTPDKLLRYGRDARSRGIRVIIAGAGGAAHLPGMLASVTSLPVIGVPVPLAYLDGMDSLLSIVQMPAGIPVATVSIGGAKNAGLLAARILGVSDDELGDRIEAYARELEAAVEAKNTRLKGSL